From the Micromonospora sediminicola genome, one window contains:
- a CDS encoding ABC transporter ATP-binding protein: MTQNAVRPTPASPTPPGGHLLEVRDLHVEFRTREGVARVINGVTYHLDAGETLAVLGESGSGKSVTAQAIMGILDTPPAHVRGGQILYQGRDLLTRSEEERRQVRGTEIAMIFQDALSALNPVFPVGWQIGESLRERAGLSRADARRRAVELMDLVRIPAAANRLGDYPHQFSGGMRQRVMIAMALALDPKVLIADEPTTALDVTVQAQIMDLLADLRRDLGMALILITHDLGVVAGVADRIAVMYAGRIVEHADVRSLYRAPAHPYTKGLLESIPRLDVRGRALSTIRGLPPNLMRIPSGCPFHPRCPYAQQVCVDEVPHDLVLGDGRTSACHFAQEVHDDPAG, translated from the coding sequence ATGACGCAGAACGCGGTCCGGCCCACGCCGGCCTCCCCCACCCCGCCCGGCGGGCACCTGCTGGAGGTACGGGACCTGCACGTCGAGTTCCGCACCCGGGAGGGCGTGGCCCGGGTGATCAACGGGGTGACCTACCACCTGGACGCCGGCGAGACGCTGGCCGTGCTCGGCGAGTCGGGCTCCGGCAAGTCGGTCACCGCCCAGGCGATCATGGGCATCCTGGACACCCCACCGGCGCACGTACGCGGTGGTCAGATCCTCTACCAGGGGCGGGACCTGCTCACCCGCTCCGAGGAGGAGCGCCGGCAGGTACGCGGCACGGAGATCGCGATGATCTTCCAGGACGCGCTGTCGGCGTTGAACCCGGTCTTCCCGGTCGGCTGGCAGATCGGTGAGTCGCTGCGCGAGCGGGCCGGGCTGTCCCGGGCCGACGCGCGCCGCCGCGCCGTCGAGCTGATGGACCTGGTCCGCATCCCGGCCGCGGCGAACCGGCTGGGCGACTACCCGCACCAGTTCTCCGGCGGCATGCGGCAGCGCGTCATGATCGCCATGGCGCTGGCGCTGGACCCCAAGGTGCTGATCGCCGACGAGCCCACCACCGCGCTCGACGTCACCGTGCAGGCCCAGATCATGGACCTCCTGGCCGACCTGCGGCGCGACCTGGGCATGGCGCTCATCCTGATCACCCACGACCTCGGCGTGGTCGCCGGCGTGGCGGACCGGATCGCGGTCATGTACGCCGGCCGGATCGTCGAGCACGCCGACGTCCGCTCGCTGTACCGGGCGCCGGCCCACCCGTACACGAAGGGGTTGCTGGAGTCGATCCCCCGGCTCGACGTGCGCGGCCGGGCGCTGTCCACGATCCGGGGGCTGCCGCCGAACCTGATGCGGATCCCCTCCGGCTGCCCGTTCCACCCCCGCTGCCCGTACGCGCAGCAGGTCTGCGTCGACGAGGTGCCGCACGACCTCGTGCTCGGCGACGGCCGGACCAGCGCGTGCCACTTCGCGCAGGAGGTCCACGATGACCCCGCCGGCTGA